The following are encoded together in the Blattabacterium cuenoti BPAA genome:
- the queA gene encoding tRNA preQ1(34) S-adenosylmethionine ribosyltransferase-isomerase QueA has translation MKTSDFDFESPTNLLAKFPSQERDESKLMVIHRKNQKIEHKIFKNLHEYFEEGDILILNNTKVFPARLFGNKEKTEAKIEVFLLRELDPKDRTWDVLVDPARKVRVGNKLSFGSELTGEVIDNTTSRGRILQLNFNGSHEGLINKIKELGKTPLPKYINRQPEKNDEKRYQTVYAKKEGSVAAPTAGLHFSKHLLKKLEIKGIHLVEVTLHLGLGSFLPVDVEDISKHKMDSEKCFINENTCKIVNFAIQRKKRICAVGTSSMRAIESSVSSSKKLNPFYGWTNKFIFPPYNFNIANSMITNFHMPKSTLLMMTTAFTGFDLIMKAYQIAIEKEYRFYSYGDAMLIL, from the coding sequence ATGAAAACTTCAGATTTTGATTTTGAATCTCCTACAAATCTCCTCGCTAAATTTCCTTCACAAGAAAGAGATGAATCCAAATTAATGGTTATTCATAGAAAAAATCAAAAAATAGAACACAAAATTTTTAAAAACTTACATGAATATTTTGAAGAAGGAGATATTTTAATTCTTAATAATACTAAAGTTTTTCCAGCAAGATTATTTGGCAATAAAGAAAAAACAGAAGCTAAAATAGAAGTTTTTTTACTTAGAGAGTTAGATCCAAAAGATAGAACATGGGATGTATTAGTTGATCCTGCAAGAAAAGTAAGAGTAGGAAATAAATTAAGTTTTGGATCTGAATTGACAGGAGAAGTTATAGATAACACTACTTCTAGAGGAAGAATTTTACAACTTAATTTTAATGGATCTCATGAGGGACTTATAAATAAAATAAAAGAATTAGGAAAAACTCCTTTACCCAAATATATTAATAGACAACCGGAAAAAAATGATGAGAAACGTTATCAAACTGTATACGCAAAAAAAGAAGGATCTGTAGCTGCACCTACAGCAGGATTACATTTTTCAAAACATTTGCTCAAAAAATTGGAAATAAAAGGAATTCACTTAGTGGAAGTTACTTTACACTTGGGACTAGGAAGTTTTTTACCAGTAGATGTAGAAGATATATCAAAACATAAAATGGATTCTGAGAAATGTTTTATAAATGAAAACACATGTAAAATAGTAAATTTTGCTATACAAAGAAAAAAAAGAATTTGTGCAGTAGGTACCTCTTCTATGAGAGCTATTGAAAGCTCTGTTTCTTCCAGCAAAAAATTAAATCCATTTTATGGATGGACCAATAAATTTATTTTTCCTCCTTATAATTTTAATATAGCCAATTCTATGATTACAAATTTTCATATGCCAAAATCCACTTTACTTATGATGACAACAGCTTTTACTGGTTTTGATTTAATAATGAAAGCGTATCAAATTGCAATAGAAAAAGAATACAGATTTTATTCTTATGGAGATGCTATGTTAATATTATAA